The segment GTGGTGAAATGAGCCATTAAAGTGGACAGTAGGTTCAGTATCGAAAGTTTTGATTCAAGTAGTGCATATGTAGGGGTCTAATATGGGACTTTCAAAAATGACCGAGCAATCTTGTTACCcaatttgtaattttatttacttatttatttatgactcCTTCTCCCCAACCTGTTTCTGAGCAGAAATGTATAAATTGActttacatcaaatcaaattgtgtttgtatagcccaaagtcacaaagtacatttgcctcggagggatttacaatctgtacagggagtccttagaaaaacttgcccacaaaaaacccttttaacagggaaacaaaggtggaagaaacctcaggaagagccacagaggagggatccctctcccaggacggacagacgtgcaatggatgtcacgtgtcaacacaaacatatggtacaattacaatgaatgataaaatgacaatgaattacaatgaatgataaaatgacaaggaattgcaatgaatgataaaatgattacagtagcagtacATGTTCTTTCTGGAAATGGAAGGTAAGATTTctaatgtgtaaaatgtagaaaatctaatatatatgtatcaaacctatcaataataaaacaacagcagaaatgaaTAGGCATAACATACTGCAGcgtcaaaaacaataaaaatctatcTTGTGTCAGCAGCCATTACGTTTTATTACATTGTTTTCCACCCTGTTAAATTGTTTAACCACATTGTtacacacagcagtgatttaATCCACAGAGAGACGAAGaggagctcagtgtgtgtgtaatcttgTACAGTTCCCAGTTTGTCTCACTGGACACAGGACATTAACAGGTTCTCTCAGCTCAAACAAACAGGTAAACAAAGCTACTCTTTCATTTCCCACCCAAAGCTCGACAGTAATAATTAAATTGGGAGTTGTAGTTCTTTAACAAGGCCGCTAGATGGCGTGATTACAACGCctgttgagttttattttcttaacatCGGCCGGAAGTGCTCCACCAAACCGTCGAGCTTCGCACTTGTTATTAAACGCTAGTTTCTGTGTCATGACTTTAGCTCCGAGTTGCGTTTTCAAACTCCAAAATGCGGCGTTACATTCGTGCACTGACGCTGTGCACAGTGTTTGCCGTGTTTTCGGGCTTGTATGTTTACAGTAAGCTGGTTTACTCGGACGTACCGGTCGGAGGAAACGGACCGAAGAGGGGTTTCATCCCACCGAGAGTCCCCGGAGTTAGGCGAGGGGCCGCGGACAAAACTGGGCCCCGAAGCCCGCACTGGTACAATAGGTAAGGCTACATATTCAGATCTTTACTGCTTTAACAAGGTGCAAGTGTCCTTTCTGTACGATAAACGTGGGTACAGATAGAAACATGTGCTCCGTGCTACACTTGTGATGTACAGGAATGTGATGCTGACTGACTGGGTGCAAAGTAACGTTACATTTCAAACGTTACCGCTGACGTTACATGTTTGTAATGGTTCAGGGACGGTGACACGAGCCTTTCACAGGTGTGTAACTTCACGTGTTGTCTCCCAACAGAACCAAACCAGCTTTAGATTTGGGcaaatttaagaaaaacaacataataaaaacGTGCATGTCATGATTTAGTGATTTATGTGATGCCATATGTTCAGTGTGAGATGCAGTTGTAAatccagctgtgtttgttttcacacctGGCTGCTAATGCCAGATCTTAGAGTTTGAGGAGGAGctattaaagtttaaaggttttcatctgttttccagTCCCTTACAGAGCTTACTGCAGACAGGATGGGGTGCAGTGAGCCCAAATAAATTATACATGCTATACTACTACATAATTAATATGTTATCAGGTTCTCCACTAATTGTTTGAGGTATTCCGAGTAGCTTGTTATGTCCAAAATATGTACTACTACTATGGTACGAGACAAAGAACAGCAGCTAtttcacatctgagaagctggaTTAGTATTTTTTGCTTAAACGTGGATTTGACTCCAGATCTAGTTCATATATCAGGAGGAATGACATGTTGGTGGTGGTCAGATTAAGGTTTGGCTGTGTAACGTGACGAGTGAAGTCACTGAAGATAAACACGAAACATTTAACCTGTTGATTTGGTTAAATGGTATAACGCTGACGTTACAGgcaattctttcaaaatacattaaatatgtcgGAGAATAGTTGCTgagaacatgtgaaaagactttgaatgatatattactgaaatgtggagttagaggttcagtttttcaccagttttcagttcaggattttgtgggcggtcctaaagggtggcttgatgacacgctgaggccaccctgaacaTACCCCTGCACCCTTAGCAGAGatatagagattaattcatctcgctcagagtgtttcaaagttagtcatgtcattttctgaactcatctgacacgattcagtcacttcaaaatctCTCCTTGACTGTTCAGTATTTTTACCTGATTCTGACacttaatttcataaacttgttgatatttttaatcattcaaatcagGCTGGGTTGTTACAAACACTTTATTCTTTGGTCTGGAGTTTGTTTATCGACAATAAAGACCAATGAAGGCCGAAGGACACATAATTCACCCAGATGAAGCCTTTAGATGCCTGCCATGCAATATTCCAAGACTTAACAGGAATTTTGTTAAAAATCTCTACATATTCTTTGCAGCAAGCCTCACTAACATTTGTCTGACTGTCCTCTCACTCAGGTACATCATGCGTCAGAGGGGTCAGGTGGACGCGGGTGGTGGCAGCGTCCAGAGCAGACCTGAACCTCCCATGCACCTGGCCGTGGTGGCCTGCggggagaggctggaggagactCTCACTATGATCAAGTCTGCTGTACTTTTTAGCATCAAGCACCTCTACCTGCACATCTTTGCTGAAGATCAGCTACACGCTAGCTTCATGGAGGCTGTGAGTTGGAAATATTTGGGGAAATTAATTCCTCTTGCTACTGACTGTTGTGTGTTGACCACATCCTGAGCTATATATATGTATCCCTGCTAGCAATTTAATGTGTTATCTGTGTTGCAGTTGGAGTCGTGGCCCGATTTCATTCGCTCCAAGTTCAACTACACAGTCTACTCCATCAGCTTCCCCAGTGAGAATGCAGCAGAGTGGAAGAAACTCTTCAAACCATGCGCTTCTCAGAGGCTCTTCTTACCTGTGAGTTTCTTATAGAGAGAAGATGTTTCAGAGCTCTTTTTAAAAGACTAAACATATCCCAACTTGGAGCTCTGAAAGTGGAATTGGATTGGTAGCTGTAAAATATTTTGCAGGTCACTCACTTCATTCTTGGTGTGAATTTATACTTTAACATCTACTGatttaaataacttaaaaatgtttgtcttcATATGTTTAAGAACGCTATATTGAAATACAGGATGTCGAGTTATGTTCTTTGTAAGGCCACTGCAGCACACTAAAAACAGTACGCACctttcaaaacactgaaaaacatgcacattaTTAATATTCTAAGTgacatctttgtctttgtgcgTCTGTGCAGCTGATCCTCAAGGACATCGACTCGATCGTGTATGTCGACTCAGACATCCTCTTCCTCCAGCCTGTGGACCGCCTGTGGGCATTCCTGTCCCAGTTTAATTCCTCCCAGTTGGCCGCCATGGCCCCGGAGCACGAGGAACCCCGTATCGCTTGGTACAACCGCTTTGCCCGCCACCCCTTCTACGGCAGGACGGGCATCAACTCAGGGGTCATGCTCATGAATATGACAAGGATGAGGACCATGTTCTTTAAGGTAGGAAGACAGAGATTTTATTAGCTGGTCCATGTTTGGTTTACTGTAGTAGTGTGCTGCCTTCGTTGGCCACAAGATGTCCTCCTTCTGCTGCAGATGTTCAGTATTAAAGTCTGGATTCAATTCCAACACATGACAATGTCCCGACACAGTAAAGGCATCTGTTAGACTGTtgtgtaaaacatgtttatgttgacAGAATGACATGACGTCTGTGGGGCTGCGTTGGGAGGAACTCCTCATGCCTCTACTTCAGAAATACAAACTCAACATAACCTGGGGAGACCAGGACCTTCTCAATATCATTTTCCACTACAACCCTGGTAATGATGCACTCTCAACGTGACACACATAATGGTCTTTAACCTCCAAAGATAAATTGAAGACAAACTAACAGTTAAACAGTCCGAATGTACAATTTCGCCCTAATTGTTGTACTGATTTATTGACTACTGTTTCTGTACCTCCATTCCCAGAGTCCTTGCTGGAGTTTCCGTGCCAGTGGAACTATCGTCCAGATCATTGTATCTATGGCAGTAATTGTGCATCAGCTGAGGAGGATGGCATCTACATACTCCATGGAAACAGAGGAGTTTACCACGACCACAAACAGCCTGCCTTCAGGGCTATTTATGAGGCCATACGAAAGGTGGGCATGCATGTTGGTTACAGTAGTCCATAGTTACAGTATGCAAcgtaaacctcttcttctgttCATGGATTTGACACGGTGGGACGTGTACACTGTTCAGACCAGAAAAACCAGCAACAGTAAATTACAGAACTCTACATAAAAGAGGAAAAGGCCGTATTAACATTCAACTCCAACAGCATCAACTGCCGAGATTTATCTGCTTTAATGTTACCCAATGTTGCCCCCAGTGCATAAAATTAACTGCACTTCCATTAatcttttaataacttttttattgttcattttagtCGTCTTATCACagacttgtaaaaaaaaaaaaaaaaaaaaggtcttgaAGATGTCCTTGTGTTTCTGGGTGTGTCTGGTGATCTGTTTCATTTATGATTGAAGACAGGACATCATATCAAGAGGTGTGCTGTTCATTTACACTTAAAtttaataaccaaaaaaaaaagaaatcggTTTTAGTGTCTACCCTTGAGGTTCAAAGTCCCAGACTCTTATTTTAACATCTCACAGACATGATACAGGCAGACACGGATGGTACAAAAGGATTGCATTACAAGTTCTACTTCCATGGACACATATTGATTGCAGAAAGTCAGGAAAACTCTCAAAAGCCTTCTTGGGAAAATAAAGTGTCTCCCAGAACAATGACTGAAAACTGCACCTTGTTAAAAGTCTCCGGGGCACATTTAAGTTGAAAAAAGAGCCCGGTGAGCCTTTCCAAAGTGTTGTAGGCGTAATTTAGTGCAACGTCTGATGAAAGGAGGCCCTTTATAACCCCGGTGACACACCTGCTCTCCTCCACTGCCCTGTTTCTTTACCCTCCCAAATGAGGTTCTGGATTGATGTTGACCCTAAGCCTTCGCAAGTGTGAGCGACACCAGATTGTCCACCATTTTCAGAAGGTTGAAGTGAAAGCTAATTTCCCCCGTGAGGATGTTTATGGGTTGTTTACCAGCACTGATGACACAAGTGGCATTTACTTAATGAAGCCATCAACATTGGGACTCTCATTGCTTTCCTATTAACAAAGCATTGAACGTAGATCAGCGCGATGGCTGATCCATACCTTATCCATGGCCTGCAGTTAAAACTGCTGCTTTATAGGACAGGATCAATTACGGGCCCAAAGCAtgctctaacacacacacacagtttgtccaATAGTCATTGTAGGTATTGATACTTTCATAGATGTGCGATTAAGTCTGGTTTGCCAGGAGGATAGAACAGGGTTGGATTGatcctctgtgtgtttaatcTCACTGGAAAGATCATTTCATCCATTTCCTTGCTTGTTCATGTGCAGCAGAACCTCAGGCTATCTGTGTAGTGTCATGCAGTGAATAACTAACAGGACAGTACTACATTCACTCAGTAAGAGTACAAAGGTTTGGTAAGAGGCCTCAAATGCACTTTTACTCCATTTTGAAATATGATACATTAGAATTCTATTCCCAACCCAGGTTTATATACCGTGACTGTAACAAAACCTCTAATTTAATTGGATTATTCATCTAATATGCAGGTttgtgtgaacacaaacatccaTAGAAGGcagtcagagaggcagacacATTTGAAGAGGCGAACAGGGAGGCAGGCTAAAAAGAAGAGCTTCTGGAAAGCTTAGGCAACAGGGGCAATCTGGCAAATAGTTGCTGGTTGCAGAGCCACACATACAGACCATTTCccaaaaattagaatatcatagaaaagtttacttatttccataattcaattaaaaagattaaactttcatagattatagattcagggcccacaattcaaatgatttcaagtatatttgttcatttttacatattttgggcttccagctcaaaacaggaattcaaaaaaatagaattttgggcttccagctcaaaacaggaattcaaaaaaatagaatactgtgaagaaatcaccatttacttcagtttttgcagaaaagaaattaggatcacatcaaatcagtcaaaatatGGTACTTTCTAAACGATATGTCAATGTTCAATACTTGGATGGGAATCCCTTTGCCTTAATCACTGCCTCGATGCGCCGTTGCATTGAGGCAATCAGCCTGTGGCATTGCATGGGAGTTATGGAAGTCCAGATTTCCTTGATGCTTGCTGTCGGCTCTCCTTTGTTTCTGGGTCTGGTGGCCCTTattttcctcttgataataCCCTATAGATTATCAATGGGGTTTAGGTCTGGCGAGTTGGCTGGCCAGTCAAGCACTGTGATGGCATGGGCATTAAACCAGGTTTTGGCGCTTCTGGTGGTATGGGCAGGGGCCAAATCCTGCTTGAAGATGAAGTCTGCATCTCCATACAGACTCTTAGCAGAAGGAATCATGAAATCCTCTAAAACAGTCTGGTAGACTGTTGCGGTGACCTTGGATTTAAGAAAGCAGGGTTTACCAACACCTGCACCTATTGCGTCTTCCTCCAAACCCTTGGACCTTGATTCCCGAATGAAAGGCACACTTTACTTTAATCGGAAAACAGGACCTTGGACCACTGGCTAACAGTCCAGTCCTTCTTCTTGGCCCAGTTGAGTCGCTTCCTACGTTGGCTCAGGTTCAGAAGTGGCTTGACCCAAGGAACCCGACAGTTGTAGCCCATCTCCCGGATGCGTCTGAATGTGGTGGTTTTTGAAGTTGTGGCTCCCTCTTCATTCCACTCtttctggatctctgccagATTCTTGAATCTTCTCTGTTTGATAATCCGGTAAAGCCCACGGTCATCTCTTATGCTGGTGCATCTTCTCCTGCCACGTTTTGCCCTTCCACTAGACTTTCCATTGATATGCATGGACACGGCACTCTGTGAACAGCCAGCTTCCTTAGCTAGGAACTTTTGTGGCTTACCCACCCTATCAATGATGGTCTTCTGGCCAGTTGTCAAGTCTGCAGTCATCCCTATATTGAACCGAACTGAAACAATTAAACCAAACAGAAGCAATTTAATGACACCTGGGGAAACCTGTGCAGGTGCTTTGAGTTTAGtagatgattagtgtgtgacactcaatttaaaacattcatgCCCTGCAAAATTTCATCAACTCATTTTCATCAAAATGAGGCTGGGTCACGTGGTACCTTGATACCACACCTtgataaattactttaattGATCGATTATCAAAATGTTCTGTTGATCAGCTTATAGATGAATCAACTGTTTCAGCCCTGTACCCGTGTATCGGTAATGTCACAGGTCAATAATTCTCCCTTTTTGAAATGAGCTTTTTCTTCCACAGCAGTTAATACTTTTAATGAACTGGAgacaaaatgtatgtaaatcatcatcatgtgtcTGGGCCCTGTATCctcacacaaagaaatgtaaatcCAAGCGGCAGCgctcctccctgtctgtctgcctgtcttgtGTCTCAAACAGACCACAGCGGTTTGTCCGTCATAAAgcatctcctccctccctcggcTCCGAGATGCTGAGCCCAGGAAGCAGCAGTTAAATTTTTACAGCCGATGGTACGTTTAGAGTCGGTGTCTTGCACACCAACAGCGCCCCATCAGCCACACAAAATCAATACACCAACTGTAAATGCAACTTTATGACCGgcgggtgtgtgcatgtgtgtgtgcgtgcagctcATAAAAATGCCATTCTCTTTGTGACCCAATATCAGGGACCCAACCGCAAGCAAATGAGCTGGCATAAAAAATGGTAATTCCCCTTTGATTTCCTCGGAGCATTGTAAAGGCTCCTTCATTATTGGGAAGACATGAAATTTCCTCAGTAATCCCCGCTTATCACTGGACGGTAAGCCTATAGCATAAAACTGACTTCAACAACATGGACTCTTTTATGTTTTGCCCAACTGACCGATCAGATTAGGTTTGGAGTCCCATCTGAGTTCAGCATGCCTCGCggatttagtttttaatttatcCGGGGAAAGATATCTTCCAAGAGCTAATGCTGCCCAAAGCACCACTTTGCTTACTTACTGAGGGAATCTGATCAATTTCAACTCGAACAGTAGGAGGTTGAGGGCCGTCCTCGGGGAGTTTTTTACAGTAGTTTGGGATTTCAGCTGCTCATTTTAAGTTTCCAAGCCCACTCCTCCAGCCTTTTGACAACCACCACCCCCGTCTTTTAGCTCTCTGAGGAAACGGGGAGAAATAAGAGAGTACAAGGCACTTCACATGGCAACATGAGACACAAACGTCTCCTTCATACAACACAAGTCTGCCTTTTCTAGTCGCTACAATTATGTGTTTTAGCACATAAAGTGTGTATTCTACACTTTTCATCACATCAGATCTAACCAATGAATTTTGTCGTTCCAGTACTCTTTTGGTGCGGACCCAGTGACTTCTTTGCTGGATCCTCTAGAGGAGGAACTGTTGAAGACGACGCACACTTATTGTGGTAAAAGCCACCCGCTCTTCACCAAGAGACTGGCGCACAGTCTGACAAACATCAGCAGGAAGGCACCACATGGACGATGACGAAAGTGAATCAACGATGGGATAGAGGCCGAGAGGAGAGAGACTATGCCTTCGCCTTACGTTTACGAGCTTGTTCAGAAAAACAAGGAACAACGCTAACTGTTGTTGGCCACACAAACTTGCCTTGTCCTGCACAGTTTACTTCTAGTCTTCTCAGCTAAGACGCGTAGGCTACTTTGTGGACAACTGCTGAGCGGAGCTTTTATATTATACCGGTGAACAGCTGCTTAAAGCTCAGTAAGACAGTTGGGATTGTCTCAGACTGAGACAAATAACTGCTCACCTCTTTTAAGTTGCTCTGCCTAAGAACATGATGTAAATGCTTGAAACTGACGAAATGTTTCGAAGGCCAGATGGCCTGATCGCAAAGTACTGAACTTAGAGTAAAATATTTTCTACACGTAACTATTTTCCAGGTCTTTCTACAGACCTTACCATTTTATATTTTGCTCATAACttgggatttttttgttttttttgttttgtttttaaaccaaCAAGCATCTAGCCTCTTCCATGTAAATTATTTTCTCCTTTCAGTGCCTTTTGATTACTGACTAAAGGTGAATATTCGTCATGGTGCAAAAGATGTGTAAATGTTTGGAAGAGTAGCTCTTGACTTTCCATATTGGAGAATGTATTGAACCTTGTGAAAACTCTTattaaaagagacaaaaattaTTCTATCAGAACTGGACAAGGGCTTTTCACCAGGGCCTATTTTTAAGAGACGTATGCACTGGACCACTTTCAATCCTCACAAACCACTCCATTGTCAGTAAGCTGGGAGAGAAGTCATTTCAGAGAATTTTgcatagaaaaataataatttttgaatttttggAGTTTTAGGTGattatgtgaatgttttctgtgattttgtACAGTGGCAGGGGTTGTGTATATGAAACCTCTATCAGAGTACTGTTCCTCCTTTTCTATGTTGTTTTATCTGTTACACAGGTTACTTTCAGCTGATAGAAAACAAGCTAAATGGGGTTCACAGATGCAGGTACCACCCCCATTAATTACACGTTTCATAATCATTGCTGAATAAttacatgttatgtttttttctttttttcctttttaaagatatattgTGTCAAACTGGACATGCCGATGTGCTAAAGATCCCGTATCCTAGCTAGTTTATGAtacacagtacagacagcatACATTACTATTGAACATGTGAATAAGCTACAAGTTTCTCACCTGATGCCAAAGTCATTTTCACAAATATAATTATGGGTTTTGCACCATTGAATGTATTTTGAACACTTATCAGTGCTTATGTTGGGATGATTATAATGTAAgggtattcttttttttatccttttgaCAGGTTTACttgtttatatttcattgtgttacaaaataaaatgtgattatttttttctctttacattaaaaaaatcatttgttttgtggaaTTTGTACTGCAGTGTGTCTTCTTTAACCACCAGAGGGCAGCATTTTTTTGACATGTATATGAGTGATCGGGGATGAAAGATATGGATAAGATAAGgagatcatttaaaaaagggaataaTTAGAACTTGAAAAGAAAATAGGCAATTTATGGGTTTTGAATTAAAATCGCTACTAAACATAAATTCAAGAGTTTGATCACATGACATGGGCGTGGATCCTCATTCTTTCTCTTGTTACCAGTCAAGAGATCTTTGTTAGTTTGTCCTGTAAAGATCTAAGTTGAAGAAGATAGATGTTATGTTTCCATCACCTTCCCGGGGAGATCAATGGACTTGCCAATAATCTATCACTAAGCCAATGGCGGTGGTACACCATTTCTGTTCAGCTCTGAAGTGCTCATAAAGTGTAAGTGATGGACCAATAACACAGCTGTATAAGGTGTCTGTATGTGACACTGTATGGCCTTAACTATGGGGGAATGTGTTTATGCTTATTCCCATTAGGTGGAGGATACAACCATCTATTTATGGCTCCAGAGGTAGTTAGATTCATTGCACCAGAAATATCCTTCATTCATCACTATATATCCATATGAGAGCTCATCAGTTACCTTTATTGACCTGTGTGCTTAAATGCTACATGTAACAGGCCAGGTCCTCAGGGAGAAGAAGACAATGGCTTGAATTGAGCACCATGTTGAAAAATTCAATATCATCCATCCAAGGTTTCATTTTCCAGAAAGTACGTGTTTTATATCGTAATAAATAACTCcgattttatttcttttgtgccATCGCAGCTGGAAGAGAAactattcaaaataaatatgtgaccTCCAGCGTTTAGAGTATGGTCAAAGGTGGGTAGAGGGGAAGATGAGAGAAAATAGAAACGGGACAGAATAAATGAGTGTAGGTGAGtgcaatgtgtttgtgtgcatctgtttgtgatgaagacaaaaaaagaatccAGGTAAGGTTGGTCGTTTTTCTCTATTGTCACAGGACAAAATGTTGAAGAGGAGAGCTGAGTGCATAGTGGGAGGACAGAGAAAAGGCTGATGGAGTGTGTTagtgatgaaagaaaagaagaaggctGTCATAACCAATATAGCAATTAGGGCACTTTGTTGCTTCAGAGCTCGATCTTTTCatcaaaagaaaatagaaactGAGGTTTTGAGACATGTTCCAGGTATGTGAAAGATTGGGTGGATGTACAAAAtgtccatgaataaaattggTGATTAAATATGAACTGTATTCATTGATCAAACAGAGGAAACAATCTCTCATAAAAGACTCATTTAAAATGGACCCACTGAGAGTGCTACatgcaaaatagaaaaaaacaattttctctTTCACATGATGAATAGATGGATTTTATAGAAACTGAAAGCACAAGAGCCCAAAGAGGTGGATAAGTGCAGCATGAGCAGTCTACCTCATCATATTTAGTGTATATTAGCAGTGGTCAAGGGGGAACCTTTGCTGCTAATCCATCAGCACTACACTTATAACTTGTGACTTGTAATAAATGAGCAGGTAAAGGCTCAGTCACatcatacattcacacactgccTGTGGTTAGCATGGCTTTTTCACTATTGTGACTATATTTTTGATTTTGCCTCATtggaaattttattttatattttattccacacatGCTTCCTTCTTAATATAGTGACTAACATAGTCTTGAACTGTTAAcctcaagcagagatgaagagtggGGCACGTTGCCTCAAGTGACATCAATGTCTCAAGTGACCTGTAAACAGAAGCTGATGTGTGGACCTGTAGATGTATCAGCATACGTTTGGTGCAGTAGCctacaacaagctgtaaacataaCATTCATATATTATCACCTTATATGGCAAACGTGTTTGCATTTGCCTATTTAGACATTGAGGAGAGGAGTAGCAACATAAGCAGAAAtctgaagtcattttttttgaTGATTGCGAGTCCAACAGTAACTCTCCTTTTAACCTTGTTTTGGTCTCACCCACCCGTGAGGGGAAATATCGAGCTCAGcgttccactatgttcaccagctagtcgctagatgcatctgctgtgtgtgcgAGTAGAGGGTTTATCTGAGCTTTGTTTTTACTAAAAAGATCTGCTTGCTTGGCTATGAATCATAACAGTAAAGTTTTGGGCCGTgggaccaaaacaatgagctgaaagacgctaaaactATCCCATAGAACTGAGTGGAAGTACAGAGTAAGTAAGTATCAGCATGTCTTTTGTTCAATCAAATTACTTGGTTGGAACTAACTcttgtataaataaaaatatcgattagtgcagctttaaaaaattGACTATCTGGAGCAAAACTAACAGCCCACATCTGGTTCTTGCTAATGGTGCATTGGTGTCTATAATGcattaatgaattattcatcAGTCATTAATAAAGTTAAAGCCGAGAACGCCTTTAGAAATATGCCTTATTAGAAAGTGGTACCTATTTCAAAATGGGCTCTGTGAGCTTTGGCTTTGATTGGAGACATATGTGTCACTTATAGTGAGCGTATGCTTTGATCTGAAGTAGAATTTCCTCTCGTTCATGTGACTTGCCACATAGGAAGACGAGACATCATCTGTCCAATTCTGACAGCTCGAATCTAAAACACGGTATATGGATGCACACATACCACATCAAGCAGAGGTATTAGgatgacatacacacacattctcttAAACTATATACGACTTCTGCTCCGCACATTTGAGCATGTATGTCATATCGTACTCCTAGATTGCACAGCAGGGGGTCATTTACATGTTGTAATAGGGTCTACATATCACTGCTGtagaagatgagagagagagaggcgtcACAGGCCTGAACATTTCCCACTCATGGAGCGTCATGTTCTGCGTTTCTTATTTACATGTGTGCAACTCCGGGGTACGTTTGATGCCCAGTGAGATGGAATATGACATCTTTGCTCATGCTGACACCGAATCTACTTTAGTGATTCACAGGGTACGCCATaataagagaagagagaaagggtAGAGTGATGGGTATTTCAACAGATTGGTTTATTTACTTCACagcttattttctgtgtgtgtttgtcagactcGACACGGCAAACAAAGCCAAGCCAAAGGATGTCTGTCCAGCTCTCTGCGAAATATCGCTGCATTCAGATGAGCCAGCACTCTGGAATCTCCCACCATTATCAGGCCTCCTGCCAAATGTAGTCCTT is part of the Larimichthys crocea isolate SSNF chromosome XX, L_crocea_2.0, whole genome shotgun sequence genome and harbors:
- the gxylt1b gene encoding glucoside xylosyltransferase 1; translation: MRRYIRALTLCTVFAVFSGLYVYSKLVYSDVPVGGNGPKRGFIPPRVPGVRRGAADKTGPRSPHWYNRYIMRQRGQVDAGGGSVQSRPEPPMHLAVVACGERLEETLTMIKSAVLFSIKHLYLHIFAEDQLHASFMEALESWPDFIRSKFNYTVYSISFPSENAAEWKKLFKPCASQRLFLPLILKDIDSIVYVDSDILFLQPVDRLWAFLSQFNSSQLAAMAPEHEEPRIAWYNRFARHPFYGRTGINSGVMLMNMTRMRTMFFKNDMTSVGLRWEELLMPLLQKYKLNITWGDQDLLNIIFHYNPESLLEFPCQWNYRPDHCIYGSNCASAEEDGIYILHGNRGVYHDHKQPAFRAIYEAIRKYSFGADPVTSLLDPLEEELLKTTHTYCGKSHPLFTKRLAHSLTNISRKAPHGR